One Rissa tridactyla isolate bRisTri1 chromosome 1, bRisTri1.patW.cur.20221130, whole genome shotgun sequence DNA segment encodes these proteins:
- the LOC128908259 gene encoding cytochrome c oxidase copper chaperone, with product MSTVAAASCDAKGAGEAGGEKKPLKACCACPETKKARDACIIEKGEENCRHLIEAHKECMRSLGFKI from the exons ATGTCGACGGTGGCCGCCGCCAGCTGCGACGCCAagggcgcgggggaggcggggggcgagaAGAAGCCGCTGAAGGCCTGCTGCGCCTGCCCCGAGACCAAGAAAGCGCGGGACGCCTG catcattgagaagggggaagaaaattgCAGGCACCTAATTGAAGCTCACAAAGAGTGTATGAGATCTCTGGGCTTCAAGATATGA